The DNA sequence CGGATTAGTGGTGAGTTCGTCGAGGATCGCGTTCAGACTGTCGCGGATGCCATTATAGGCGGTGGGGTGGACGATGCTGAGCAATTCCTCGAACTGCCGGTCGGCCGACAATGCGGAATAGGTGCCCGAAAGCGCGACGATATTGCGCGTCATGGTGCGCAGATATGCGGGCGAGGGCTTGCCGCCGGTCACATAGAGATCGCCGCCCGCGCCGAAGGGAACCACGATTGTCCGCTGGTTCTGGCTCGTCGTGTAAAGGGCGATCCCCAAAACCGCGGTGATGCCGAATAGCCCCGCAATCGAGAATTTGAGGAGCCGATTTTCTTCGAACAGGTTGGATGACCCCTGGAGATAGCGATGGATGCCGAAGCTCGCGGGCTTCTCGGCCAAGGGATCGCTGGTCTCTCGGGCGGATGATCTGCCGAACATGGGATAGCTCACTCGCAAAAGCGGGTCTGGGTCGGGCCGGGGTAGCGGGGCAGCGTGAGCAGCCCCCAGCGCCAGGCGAGATGCGGGATGAAGCCGCGCGGCTTGGTCCGCTTCCAGGGAATGAAGAGGAGAAGGACGCCGAGGAGCGACCAGCCCACATATCCGCCGACGATGACGGCAACGAAAATGGTGGACACCACAAGGATGAACTCCTGCGCGTCGAACCAGAGAATCTGGACCGGCTTGTGCAGAAATTGCGGAAGTCTCTCGTCCACGTCCTTCTCCCTTGCTTCATCACGTACGACCAGACGTGATTGTTACGAAGAGCGACCATTCGCTCCCCGTGTCCGGCGCGGACCAGGACCTGAGATCCGCGCCAGTCTCTGTTTCAGGCGTATCTCAGACCATCATGCCGAAGGTCTGGAGGATGGAATCCGCCCGAATGAGGCAGACGGCGGCGACGATGGTCGGGATGCCGATCATGATGTTGGAAAAGAGGCGGCTGACCCCGAACAGGAAGGCGGCGACGCCGCCCACGAAGCCGAGCGGCCCCTTCACCCCCTGGTTCACCACGATGTCGTAAATATCGTAGCCAAGGTCGCCGGCGGCCGGCGCCTGGAAGGCGTGGGCGGCCGATGCCAGGGTCATCGCGATAAGCAGGGTTCCCAGGGCATCGGCCGAAGCAAAAGAGATGCGGCGCATCCGGTTCCGGGAGGGGGCAGGCAGTGAGGCAAGTTTGAGCATGAGCTCTTCTCCAGGCAATAAGGAGCCTCCCCATGAAAATGCCTGCCGGCACCGACACGGATGTTCGTTGACGGCCAGCGAAGGGATGGGTGGCTCCTTGGTAACGGGGCCCTCTCGCCGGCATCTGTTGCTCAGATTGTCGGCGCGCTGGCGCCCGTCGCCCTGAGCCCGCCAAATGTGGGGGAAATCAGCTGGGCGGCTTTTTGGGAGCCTGCTTCTCATCGAGCCAGGCCTCGATCTCGGCCTGCTGGAAGCCGGAAATGACGCGGCCATCGAGAATGAGCGTCGGTGTCCCTGAGATGCCCATGGCTTTGACAGCCTGCGCATTGGCGGTGACGCGCACGGCGCCCTCCTTGCAGGCAAGCAGCGGCTTTGGCGCCTCGCCGGCATAGGTGGCGCGCAAGGCACCAGCTTGGTCCTTTGAACAGAGGATATGTTCGGCCTTGGACGCGGCTTGGGGATGGATAGCGCTCACAAAGTAGATTTGCCGTCGCACCGGCTTTCCTTCGGCCGCCTTCGCTGCCCAGAAGCGGTCGAGGGCGCGGCAGTAGGGACAGTCGGGATCGGTGAACTCGATGACGGTCGGCGCGCCCGGCGGTCCGATGGTGAGCGCCTGGGTGGGATCGAGCTGGCCGAGCTTTTTCCGCGCGTTGGCATCCTGGGCGAGGGCGGTCAGGTTGACGCCGTTCCTGTCATAGATGGTGGCGAACAGGAGATGCTCGCTGTCGGGCGCATAATAGAGGATGCGCCCTCCCGCGCTCGCTTGAAACAAGGGGCCTTTGACGGGCGCAGGGCCGAAATCTTCGAACTGGAGATTGGCGAAGCTTTGGTGGAAGCTGGCTTCGGCGGCGCGCGCCGCAGCGCTGAGATCCGATTCCGTTGCCTGTGTCGGGGCGGCGGCAGCGACGCCTGACGCCAGCAAGACGACGCTCGCAAGTAGCGATGGAAGCAAGCAGGGCGCACGGGTCATCGCGCTATCTCCTTGATAGGCCGGGCCTGGCGAATGAGGAGGTCGGCATCCATTCTCACGGTGGCGCCGATCTGTTGCGACGGCATCGACCTCGCTGCGGGTTTTCGGGCGGCGCGGATGACAAATTCTCCTTCTGCCTGCGCGATGCTGAATGGACCGACGAGGGGGGGTGCGGGCGGTGGCGCACTGGGGCGGGCCAGGGCGCATGGGCTCGCGATCATGCCGGACAGCAGCAGTCCAGCCATGATCGCCGGTCGAGTGGCCGACATCATATTCGTCTCCAGATGCAGGGCGAAGCCGCGTGCCTCGCCTGTGGCGGCATGGACCGATGGAAGGCTTTGTCCGGAGCCGGATCTAGGCGCCTCCTCACCCCATGTCGGGATGAGCCGGTGGTGGGCCATCGTGCCGGATCGGTGCAACGGGTAGGGCACTGAAAAGCCGAAACCGGCATTGAAGTGCCGAATTCGGCATTTCAGTGCCGCTTTTGTCGATTTTTTTGCTCCGGCGTAGCTCCAGACCGGATTTTCCCCGTCAGAGCAGGGGGACATCATGCGAATCGTGGAAAGGCGGGCATGGCCGGACATCGTTCGAAGACGTACAGATTACAGTTGTCGGACGAGGGAACCGACCTGTTCCTCTCCTGTCACTCCCGCCTGGCAAGAATCGCCCGGAACTTCATTCCCTATGGCGCAACCCTCTCGGTCGCGCTGATCCTTGCCGACGCCATGAATGCCGAGGAACTCGTCGCAGAGCTCGCAATGCCCTCGTGCAAGCGCCTCGCCGGCAAAAAAGACCATTATGTCGGGGCTTCGGCGCATTTGAGGCCCTTCGCCGCCCATATCATCGAGCGCATCGCGCGCTCCGATCACATCAGTGTCCGCCCGACGATCGGCAGGCTTTACCTGGCCGCCATCGCGGTGATGGCGGCGAGCGAGGAACAGGCCCTGGCCAAGGCATATCGGCGGCTTCCCTCCCTGTTCCAGCAAGGCTAGCCGGGGTTGGCCAGGGGCATTTGCTCTAGCTGCTCCATCTATTGCCGTCGAAGGGAAGAGAGGGTGCAGTCCCCCGTCGGCGACATGGTGTCGGCAGGATCGAGCGAGAGCTCGGTCCTTTGGCCGCCGGTCTTGGGCGGCCCCACTGTCAAAATGGTAGCGATAATATTTGACGGGAAGCGTATTTCCCCCAAAACTTGAACCATCGGAATGTGCATGGGTGCTTTGAGACGCGATCAGCGAGGTCCTGATGAGCGCATCTCAAGGCAACGCCTTTGACGAAGGGGCGTCGATACTAGCCGAGGTCAAGTCGATCTCAGGTCGCCGCATTGAAGAACGGCGCAGGCGCCAGCGCATTACACAAGAGCAATTCGCCGCCATTGTCGGGATCGGTGTGCGATGGCTCAGGGAAATCGAATCGGGCAACCCGAAGTCCCGGATCGATGATCATATCGCCTGCGCCCATGCCCTCGGGCTTTCGTCGGCGCATCTCCTCATTCCCATGATGCTTCTGGAGCACCATATGCACGTCCCCAGGCATTTCTTCCTCGACGACATGTTCGAAATGGAACGGCTTACAGTCGAGTTCATCGCAAGCCTCATCTGCGAACCTTCCTCAAGCCCAAAGGCGGCGGTGGCGGATCGGCTGGACAAGGCCCCTCTGCATGAGGAGCCTTTGATGGCGCCGGAGACCGTCACCGCCGACCGCATCTATCGGGAACTCAAGCAGTTGATCCTGAGCGGAGAGCCGCCTCCGGCAGCGCCGCTGGTGGTGCAGGCCCTGGCGGAACGATATGGCACAAGCATCGCGCCGGTGCGCGATGCGCTTCATCGCCTCGTCGGCGAGCGGCTGGTATCGGTGCAGGGCGGGGGCGGTTTCGCCATGCCGGCCATGACGCGGGTGCGGGCCTATAATCTTTATAGCTGGCATGCCGATATCGTGCGCGCGGCCCTCAAGGTCATGGTGCGATTCGAACGGATCGGGCCGCCGCCGCCCTTCCTTGATGACGACAAGCTTGATTCGGTCCGGATTGCGGATGCCACTGCGGAACTTTTTACGCGGATCTGCGCCTGTTCGCCCAATGATGAGCATCTCGATGCGATCATCATCGTGGGCGAACGTCTTCACATATTGCGGCTGTGTGAAGAGGTGATCAGCCGAAGGGCACAGGAATTGCGCATATTGTGGAGCTCTGCCTGTGCGGGAAACAGGCGCGAAACCGGCGCCGCCATTTCCCAATATCACAAGCGCCGGCTGGTGCGGGTGGAGCAGATCGTCAGTACAATGCTACTCGCGTCGATTGCAGACTGAGTTTTCGAGGCCTGAAGAACAGGGAATCGACGTCACAGCCTTCCCACTATTGCAAGCTTATAAGATGTCAGAATGGCACCTTATAAGTTCGGATATAAGCGCATCCTTTCATAGCATCAGTCCTGCCGCAAAAGTTGCGGTGACATGATGGAGATGAAGATGAGCAACATCCACGCGCATGAAGACAGCGTCGTCGATTTCGGCGTCGCCTCGATCGAAACCCAGGGCGCGGCGCTGGACGATTCCGACAATATCGGAGGCCAGGTTCGCCAGCTCGGCATCGCCGACGACTGACAAGAGGACGCGCGTCCCTGTGGCGCGCGTCTTTTGCCATCGGCGTGAAGTGTCGGAGGGCCAGCATGGGATACAGGTTGAGGGACGGGCTTTCCTTTTGCGTCACGGGCAACCGGGCGATCTTCCTTGACGTTGCGGCGGATCGCTATTTCGGGCTGCAACCCGAAAAGGATCTGGCGTTTCAGCGGTTGCTCCAGGGCAAGGCTCCAGGGGCGGCGCTGGCTTCGCTGGTGGGAGGCGGCATCCTTGTCGAGGATGAGGGCGCCGCGGGCTTGCCGCAGCCGGTCACCGTCGCGCGCGCGACGCGCGAGCTGGCGCTCAATCTCGACGCTGCATGTTGGAAATACCGGTTTGCATTCCTGTACGCGCATATCCGCGCCATCGCCCGCCTGCGCTTCTGCGATTTCGGCACCGTCGTCGAGCAGATCGAACGGCGATCGCGCGCGGCGGACGTCAAGGCGACTGCCTCGCAACGCGAATGGACAGCTCTGGCATCCTCCTTCGCCGCGGCCACCTGGCTGCTCCCGCGCAGCGGGCAATGCCTGCCCCGATCGATTGCATTTTTCGAGGTTCTGCTGTCGACCGGATATCGGGCAAAGCTCGTCATCGGCGTCAGCGCATCGCCCTTTTCCGCGCATTGCTGGGTCCAGGCCGATGACCTGGTTTTGAACGACCGCCTCGAACATATCCGCCCCTTCGAACCGATCCTGGCCATCTGATGCTTGGTCGATATCTGATCCTGCTCGGTTGGGGCGAGGACGGCCTTGCCCATGACCCGCGGGCGATCGCGGAGCGGACCGGCCTTCCCGCCTGCGGCAGCGTGCCCCAAGGTCGGCTCTGGGCGAGCCCTCCCGATCTTGTCCTGCCGCTTGGCAGCCGAGAGCATGTGGTCGTCGGCACGCTGTTTCCAAGGCACGGTCCCGCGTCACGGGTTACGCCGCAGGACCGACTGGCGCTGGAGGAACTGTCGGGCTCATCCGCCCTGTCGGTTCTCAAGGAGCGCTATTGGGGCGGCTATGTCCTGCTTGGCCGCGAGGATGGCGTGGTCCGTCTCGCACGCGACCCGGGCGGAGCCATGCCCTGCTATTTTCTGGAATTGCCCTTGGGCTGGGCCATCGCGTCGGACGCGCATTTGCTGGTTGATGCGGGCTTCCTGAGGCCCCGCATCGCCTGGGACCAGATCCCGCGCTATCTGGTTGCCAAGGACTTGCCGAGTGCGACGACCGCGATCGATGGCGTGCAAGAATTGCTGCCGGGAACATCCGTCGCCCTGACCCCCGGTGCCGCCGGGCTGTCATCCTTCTGGTCGCCCTGGGAACATGTAGAGGAGTGCGCGGGCTGGGACAGCGAACGTGAAGCGGAGCGGTTG is a window from the Sphingobium sp. V4 genome containing:
- a CDS encoding TraE/TraK family type IV conjugative transfer system protein, which produces MFGRSSARETSDPLAEKPASFGIHRYLQGSSNLFEENRLLKFSIAGLFGITAVLGIALYTTSQNQRTIVVPFGAGGDLYVTGGKPSPAYLRTMTRNIVALSGTYSALSADRQFEELLSIVHPTAYNGIRDSLNAILDELTTNPTLSIATYIRPDQPVTWTDRQILVPVEKVRVIGGVIRKFRGNLRIRYTIDAGRFWLLSLSEENFDAELR
- a CDS encoding type IV conjugative transfer system protein TraL, with product MDERLPQFLHKPVQILWFDAQEFILVVSTIFVAVIVGGYVGWSLLGVLLLFIPWKRTKPRGFIPHLAWRWGLLTLPRYPGPTQTRFCE
- a CDS encoding DsbC family protein, giving the protein MTRAPCLLPSLLASVVLLASGVAAAAPTQATESDLSAAARAAEASFHQSFANLQFEDFGPAPVKGPLFQASAGGRILYYAPDSEHLLFATIYDRNGVNLTALAQDANARKKLGQLDPTQALTIGPPGAPTVIEFTDPDCPYCRALDRFWAAKAAEGKPVRRQIYFVSAIHPQAASKAEHILCSKDQAGALRATYAGEAPKPLLACKEGAVRVTANAQAVKAMGISGTPTLILDGRVISGFQQAEIEAWLDEKQAPKKPPS
- a CDS encoding GntR family transcriptional regulator, with the protein product MHVPRHFFLDDMFEMERLTVEFIASLICEPSSSPKAAVADRLDKAPLHEEPLMAPETVTADRIYRELKQLILSGEPPPAAPLVVQALAERYGTSIAPVRDALHRLVGERLVSVQGGGGFAMPAMTRVRAYNLYSWHADIVRAALKVMVRFERIGPPPPFLDDDKLDSVRIADATAELFTRICACSPNDEHLDAIIIVGERLHILRLCEEVISRRAQELRILWSSACAGNRRETGAAISQYHKRRLVRVEQIVSTMLLASIAD
- a CDS encoding benenodin family lasso peptide → MSNIHAHEDSVVDFGVASIETQGAALDDSDNIGGQVRQLGIADD
- a CDS encoding lasso peptide biosynthesis B2 protein; this encodes MGYRLRDGLSFCVTGNRAIFLDVAADRYFGLQPEKDLAFQRLLQGKAPGAALASLVGGGILVEDEGAAGLPQPVTVARATRELALNLDAACWKYRFAFLYAHIRAIARLRFCDFGTVVEQIERRSRAADVKATASQREWTALASSFAAATWLLPRSGQCLPRSIAFFEVLLSTGYRAKLVIGVSASPFSAHCWVQADDLVLNDRLEHIRPFEPILAI